One Candidatus Saccharibacteria bacterium RAAC3_TM7_1 genomic region harbors:
- a CDS encoding hypothetical protein (RAAC3_TM7_1_694), producing the protein MRLCIREETTHLIAGIAIVVSVVIAAIGLLIAFILLLQGISGMK; encoded by the coding sequence ATGCGTTTATGCATTAGAGAGGAGACTACACACCTGATTGCCGGTATCGCTATCGTCGTTTCTGTAGTTATTGCAGCGATAGGACTCTTGATAGCCTTCATCTTGCTTCTACAGGGGATATCCGGCATGAAGTAA
- a CDS encoding 50S ribosomal protein L7/L12 (RAAC3_TM7_1_695) has translation MSDLPEKQVKRLRALITEAETNIAAAKELLISIIGDDGHVVTPSSSREDVSGKVIEGIFDGQKMAGPDGKEYPVPANYASKSKLVEGDILKLTIADDGSFVYKQIGPIDRTQVIGTLVQHDGAYYVEANGKEYRILLASVTYFRINAGDQVTIIIPTDNPDATWAAVEAAL, from the coding sequence ATGTCTGACCTACCAGAGAAACAGGTGAAACGCCTTCGGGCGCTCATCACCGAAGCCGAAACCAATATTGCCGCCGCCAAGGAGCTGCTGATTAGCATCATCGGCGATGACGGTCACGTCGTCACGCCATCTTCGAGCCGCGAGGATGTCAGTGGCAAAGTCATCGAAGGCATCTTTGACGGCCAAAAAATGGCTGGCCCCGATGGCAAAGAATACCCCGTGCCTGCAAACTATGCTTCAAAGTCAAAGTTAGTCGAAGGTGATATCTTGAAGCTCACCATCGCCGACGACGGCAGCTTCGTCTATAAGCAGATCGGTCCTATCGATCGCACGCAGGTCATCGGTACGCTCGTACAGCACGACGGCGCCTACTACGTCGAAGCAAACGGTAAAGAATACCGTATCCTGCTTGCTAGCGTGACTTACTTCCGTATCAATGCCGGCGACCAGGTGACAATCATCATCCCGACCGACAATCCCGACGCTACCTGGGCAGCGGTTGAAGCGGCATTGTAA
- a CDS encoding 50S ribosomal protein L7/L12 (RAAC3_TM7_1_696) — MADVKKLAEELTKLTVLEVNELKNVLKDEYGIEPAAAAVAVAGPAAGGDAGADAADEKTEFTVTLKDAGAQKVAVIKAVKEITGLGLGEAKAIVDGAPAPVKEKVNKEEAEAAKKSLEEAGATVELS, encoded by the coding sequence ATGGCTGATGTAAAAAAACTGGCGGAAGAGCTGACCAAGCTCACCGTTCTCGAAGTAAACGAACTGAAAAATGTTCTTAAAGATGAATACGGCATTGAGCCTGCCGCTGCTGCTGTAGCGGTTGCTGGCCCAGCTGCTGGCGGCGACGCTGGCGCAGATGCTGCTGACGAAAAGACTGAGTTCACCGTCACCCTTAAGGATGCAGGTGCTCAGAAAGTCGCAGTTATCAAGGCTGTTAAGGAAATCACCGGCCTTGGTCTTGGTGAAGCAAAGGCTATCGTTGACGGCGCTCCTGCTCCAGTCAAGGAAAAGGTCAACAAAGAAGAAGCTGAAGCGGCTAAGAAAAGCCTCGAAGAAGCCGGCGCTACTGTCGAGCTTAGCTAG
- a CDS encoding 50S ribosomal protein L10 (RAAC3_TM7_1_697), giving the protein MAITRDKKQALVSQMNDVLSSAKLTVFAQYQGLSVADMQELRALAREAGVSITVTKNRLVRVAMNSIDTYKETDTSMLQGQLVYAISNEDEVAPAQVLDKFAKNHPELQFVGGFSDEGLVLSADDVKALAGLPSKNQLIAEVVAQLLSPVHDTTNALSGNLHALLDGVEAKATS; this is encoded by the coding sequence ATGGCAATTACCCGCGATAAAAAACAAGCTTTAGTTTCGCAGATGAATGACGTGCTTTCGAGCGCGAAACTCACCGTCTTCGCCCAGTACCAAGGATTGAGCGTGGCTGACATGCAGGAACTCCGTGCTCTGGCACGAGAAGCTGGCGTGTCGATCACTGTCACTAAAAACCGCTTAGTTCGCGTCGCAATGAATAGTATCGATACCTACAAGGAAACCGATACTTCCATGTTGCAAGGCCAGTTGGTCTACGCGATCAGCAATGAAGACGAAGTTGCCCCGGCCCAGGTACTCGATAAATTCGCCAAGAATCACCCCGAACTTCAGTTTGTCGGTGGCTTCTCTGACGAAGGTCTGGTGCTCAGTGCCGACGACGTAAAGGCTCTAGCCGGCTTGCCAAGCAAAAACCAGCTTATCGCCGAAGTCGTTGCCCAGTTGCTTTCACCGGTGCACGACACCACGAATGCACTATCTGGCAATCTGCACGCGCTACTTGATGGCGTTGAAGCTAAAGCTACAAGTTAA
- a CDS encoding hypothetical protein (RAAC3_TM7_1_698) translates to MLRIEQGFSPSVYEPIDTNLAGYTSHHRLLMPALVAADMRAYRHLSPLERLNQVVHSMSRSATLAMELYDIPNAPHDKAWRTLKNANIDMSAVPNNSWRLARRADQHSAYPGHVIWTATRTLSHLKDGEEDSEDDPLRLRERYTFTSSEKVTEENMLELLETGDASREIIIATATVYALNKAIPKASLPQEPIDISRYPMTHSAIRAHRTTH, encoded by the coding sequence GTGTTAAGAATTGAACAAGGATTTAGCCCGTCAGTCTATGAACCGATTGATACGAATCTGGCCGGCTATACCTCTCATCATCGTCTTCTTATGCCGGCTCTCGTGGCGGCAGATATGCGGGCTTACCGGCATTTGAGTCCCTTGGAGCGGCTCAACCAAGTCGTCCATAGTATGAGCCGTAGCGCTACACTAGCTATGGAGTTATACGATATTCCCAATGCACCGCACGATAAAGCCTGGAGAACCTTGAAGAACGCGAATATTGATATGTCGGCAGTACCGAACAATAGTTGGCGACTTGCTCGACGAGCCGATCAGCATAGCGCCTATCCAGGGCACGTCATATGGACGGCGACCAGGACGCTCTCACACCTGAAAGATGGCGAGGAGGATTCAGAGGATGATCCTTTACGTCTTCGTGAGCGCTATACGTTTACATCGAGCGAAAAAGTTACCGAGGAGAATATGCTTGAGCTCCTTGAGACTGGTGATGCGTCTCGTGAGATTATTATCGCCACGGCGACGGTATATGCGCTTAATAAGGCGATTCCAAAAGCTAGTCTGCCGCAGGAGCCGATTGATATCTCGCGTTATCCGATGACGCACAGTGCTATAAGGGCGCACCGTACGACACACTAG
- a CDS encoding Thymidylate kinase (RAAC3_TM7_1_699) gives MGRFIAIEGGDGSGKATQSKLLASYLREQGSDVLEADFPRYGEASAYYVERYLNGAYGGPNDVPAELGALPFALDRFAAKEAIIKHLQKPNAIVISNRYVASNLAHHGTKVSDPAERKAFYERIMLTEYGVFGIPRPDQNIVLVVPADLAQANVDKKEARSYTELKRDIHEADANHLELAKANYEELCTLYPDEFTAIDCTENGQMRAIDDIQSEIRTLVA, from the coding sequence GTGGGGCGCTTTATCGCGATTGAAGGTGGTGACGGCTCGGGCAAGGCCACGCAGTCAAAGCTACTGGCTAGCTACCTACGGGAACAGGGAAGTGATGTTCTCGAGGCTGATTTTCCGCGTTACGGTGAAGCTTCAGCCTACTACGTCGAGCGCTACCTCAACGGCGCCTATGGTGGTCCGAATGACGTGCCGGCAGAACTCGGCGCGCTGCCATTTGCACTCGATCGTTTCGCCGCAAAAGAGGCGATTATTAAGCATTTACAGAAGCCGAATGCTATCGTCATCTCTAATCGCTATGTCGCGTCAAATCTTGCCCATCATGGCACGAAAGTGAGCGACCCAGCCGAACGAAAAGCATTCTACGAGCGAATCATGCTAACAGAATATGGAGTTTTTGGCATTCCGCGCCCTGACCAAAATATTGTCCTAGTCGTACCAGCTGATCTAGCGCAAGCGAATGTTGATAAGAAAGAAGCTCGGTCGTATACCGAGCTCAAACGTGACATCCACGAGGCCGACGCAAACCATTTAGAACTCGCCAAGGCCAACTACGAAGAATTATGCACCCTGTATCCGGACGAATTCACCGCTATCGATTGCACTGAAAACGGCCAGATGCGTGCAATTGACGATATCCAATCAGAGATCCGTACGTTAGTCGCGTAG
- a CDS encoding deoxycytidine triphosphate deaminase (RAAC3_TM7_1_700), translating to MGVYSNTEIRAAVDEGTIVCVPFNDKHISEASLDFTLGHYFYKQEYQPEAAGVYNPFDETDVARYFKGPLEAMPHKEWCEKNGVKLFENIPADHPIIVLQPGERILGHTHEFVGIRAHGGACEVKSRSSWGRNGVAVCFDAGWVDPGYINRITLEIYNLNMHESVVLPVGERVGQLIFHHTGPVEGGYAEGRGGMSGKYQHTDNLDELIRTWKPEMMLPRAFKDQRIPAPAIKGLSEGMK from the coding sequence ATGGGAGTATACAGCAACACCGAAATCCGAGCGGCCGTCGATGAGGGTACGATCGTTTGTGTGCCATTCAACGATAAGCACATTTCTGAAGCTAGTCTCGATTTTACACTCGGACATTATTTTTATAAGCAAGAGTACCAGCCAGAGGCCGCCGGCGTTTACAATCCATTCGATGAAACGGATGTCGCTCGCTACTTTAAGGGTCCACTCGAAGCGATGCCACACAAAGAATGGTGCGAGAAAAACGGTGTCAAACTATTCGAAAACATCCCTGCAGATCACCCAATCATCGTCTTGCAGCCAGGGGAGCGCATCCTCGGGCATACGCACGAGTTCGTCGGTATCCGTGCTCATGGTGGTGCTTGTGAGGTAAAGTCGCGCTCCAGCTGGGGCCGCAACGGCGTGGCAGTTTGCTTTGACGCCGGCTGGGTTGACCCGGGCTACATCAATCGCATTACACTTGAAATCTATAATCTCAATATGCACGAAAGTGTAGTCTTGCCTGTCGGCGAGCGGGTCGGTCAGCTAATCTTCCATCACACCGGTCCGGTCGAAGGTGGTTACGCCGAAGGTCGGGGTGGTATGAGCGGGAAGTATCAGCATACCGATAACCTTGACGAACTCATTCGTACCTGGAAGCCAGAAATGATGCTACCTCGGGCCTTCAAAGATCAACGTATCCCAGCACCTGCTATCAAAGGCTTGTCGGAAGGTATGAAATAG
- a CDS encoding dihydrofolate reductase (RAAC3_TM7_1_701), giving the protein MKAIVVAMDKNNGIGAENDLLWLRDLPADLAHFKKLTIGGSVIMGSNTFKSIGRPLTDRENIVVSRTPTGVEGVLTANSLASAYELARYPVFVIGGGQIYAQAIDDVDRLYVTYVDAEFPQATVFFPQISCDDWQEIERDHHEADEKNKYSYDFVKYERIQGV; this is encoded by the coding sequence ATGAAAGCAATTGTTGTCGCGATGGATAAAAACAACGGCATAGGGGCTGAGAATGATCTGCTCTGGTTGCGTGATCTTCCGGCTGACTTGGCGCATTTTAAAAAACTGACAATCGGCGGCAGTGTCATCATGGGCAGCAATACGTTCAAGTCGATCGGGCGGCCGCTCACGGATCGAGAAAATATTGTCGTTTCACGTACGCCGACTGGTGTCGAAGGTGTGTTAACGGCGAACAGCCTGGCCTCTGCCTATGAACTGGCTCGCTATCCTGTCTTTGTGATCGGTGGTGGCCAGATCTATGCCCAGGCAATCGATGACGTGGATCGGCTCTACGTCACATACGTCGATGCCGAATTCCCGCAGGCGACGGTCTTTTTCCCACAGATAAGTTGTGACGACTGGCAGGAAATCGAGCGCGATCATCATGAGGCGGATGAAAAGAATAAGTATTCATATGACTTTGTAAAATACGAGAGAATACAAGGTGTCTAA
- a CDS encoding MazG protein (RAAC3_TM7_1_702) — MSKKVVIVGSFRKNPKKLKAIHQKLGKLYEVLSPDDIEFINPADDFVRTQQEVDLDVNTIEENHLDAIRRASFVWLFAPDGYVGTSAAFEVGFAHALGVPIYTDSVLNDEMLQSIVTDTVEVESVPSIVHRPGNGIAALQEYYKRAADERGWANESARDTMLLLTEEIGELARAIRKTTNLKRDEGYGDISLMDELADVQLYLVHLANGLNVSLAESVSQKERKNDVRHKTSK; from the coding sequence GTGTCTAAAAAAGTAGTCATCGTCGGCTCATTTAGGAAAAATCCTAAGAAACTTAAGGCAATTCATCAAAAGCTAGGAAAGCTCTATGAAGTCCTATCGCCTGACGATATAGAGTTCATAAATCCTGCTGATGATTTTGTTCGTACACAACAAGAGGTAGATTTAGATGTGAATACCATCGAGGAGAATCACTTAGATGCCATTCGGCGGGCATCCTTTGTGTGGCTCTTTGCACCAGATGGTTATGTGGGAACGAGTGCTGCTTTTGAAGTCGGGTTTGCCCACGCGCTGGGGGTACCTATTTATACTGATAGCGTCTTGAATGACGAAATGCTTCAAAGTATAGTTACCGACACTGTAGAAGTGGAGAGTGTTCCTTCTATTGTACATCGGCCAGGCAATGGTATCGCAGCTTTGCAGGAATATTACAAACGTGCTGCAGACGAGCGCGGCTGGGCGAATGAATCCGCCCGAGATACGATGCTGCTTTTAACTGAAGAAATCGGTGAGCTTGCTCGCGCCATCAGAAAGACGACCAATCTAAAGCGTGATGAGGGTTATGGCGACATCTCTTTGATGGATGAACTCGCCGATGTTCAACTGTACCTGGTCCATTTAGCAAACGGGCTTAACGTCAGCTTAGCAGAGTCAGTGAGCCAAAAAGAAAGGAAGAACGACGTTCGCCACAAAACATCAAAATAG
- a CDS encoding Thymidylate synthase (RAAC3_TM7_1_703): MRQYLDLLRDIKENGVIKSDRTGTGTKSVFGRQVRYDLADGFPAVTTKKLYFNSVVHELLWFLKGTGNIEYLAQNNVHIWDEWPFKAYLEKNNLPIPEVNSDEWKAQMKVFIGKVATDHDFATKWGDLGPVYGVQWRHWPDGRGGEIDQIANVIEMIKKSPDSRRMIVTAWNPGEIDEIVRIGGLPPCHSLFQFYVADGKLSLHLYQRSADTFLGVPFNIASYSLLLAMVAQVTGLEAGEFVHTLADTHIYSNHFEQVNEQLARTPKELPTLWLNPDVKNIDVFTFDDIRLENYYPDPAIKAPIAV, translated from the coding sequence ATGCGGCAGTATCTTGATCTATTACGAGATATCAAAGAAAATGGCGTGATTAAAAGCGACCGTACCGGCACCGGGACAAAAAGCGTCTTTGGCAGGCAAGTTCGCTACGATTTAGCCGATGGTTTTCCGGCCGTCACCACCAAGAAGCTCTATTTTAATTCCGTGGTTCATGAATTACTTTGGTTTTTAAAGGGCACTGGAAATATCGAGTACCTAGCACAAAATAACGTTCATATCTGGGATGAGTGGCCGTTCAAAGCCTACTTGGAGAAAAATAACCTACCGATCCCCGAGGTAAATTCCGACGAGTGGAAAGCGCAGATGAAAGTATTTATCGGGAAGGTTGCTACCGATCACGACTTTGCCACGAAATGGGGCGATCTCGGACCTGTCTACGGCGTGCAGTGGCGCCACTGGCCGGATGGCAGAGGCGGCGAAATCGATCAGATCGCCAACGTGATCGAAATGATCAAAAAATCGCCGGACTCTCGCCGCATGATCGTCACCGCCTGGAACCCTGGTGAGATCGACGAAATCGTTCGCATCGGTGGTCTGCCACCGTGCCATAGCTTATTCCAATTTTATGTAGCTGACGGCAAGCTTAGCCTCCATCTCTATCAGCGCAGTGCTGATACCTTCCTCGGCGTACCGTTTAATATCGCTTCGTATTCGTTGCTGCTCGCAATGGTCGCGCAGGTAACCGGACTTGAAGCGGGGGAGTTCGTGCATACCCTTGCCGATACTCATATTTACAGTAATCATTTCGAGCAAGTGAATGAACAGCTTGCGCGTACGCCAAAAGAACTGCCGACACTCTGGCTCAATCCGGATGTCAAAAATATCGACGTTTTCACGTTCGACGACATCCGCCTCGAAAATTACTATCCCGATCCGGCCATAAAAGCGCCGATTGCAGTGTAA
- a CDS encoding hypothetical protein (RAAC3_TM7_1_704) has translation MVAGEAVKSRVAASLAKGLVFCWSTKNRCLPGTRVPDRPSSLSMSKREAGTGTRITYLT, from the coding sequence ATGGTAGCCGGGGAGGCAGTGAAGTCGCGTGTAGCCGCGTCGCTAGCGAAAGGTCTTGTGTTTTGCTGGTCTACCAAGAATCGCTGCCTCCCAGGTACAAGGGTCCCCGACCGGCCATCCTCGCTCAGTATGAGTAAGCGAGAGGCCGGTACGGGGACCCGTATCACGTACCTAACTTAG